A single genomic interval of Streptomyces graminofaciens harbors:
- a CDS encoding (2Fe-2S)-binding protein, translating to MYVCSCFQVTEAQVQQHADRGACTPRQIASACKAGTDCGSCVRRIQAILGRGAFPRRDLADRSEPVLTELEEAA from the coding sequence GTGTACGTCTGCAGCTGCTTCCAGGTGACTGAAGCGCAGGTCCAGCAGCACGCGGACAGGGGAGCCTGTACGCCCCGCCAGATAGCCTCCGCCTGCAAGGCCGGCACGGACTGCGGCTCGTGTGTCCGCCGGATCCAGGCGATTCTCGGCCGGGGCGCGTTCCCGCGCCGTGACCTGGCCGACCGGAGTGAGCCGGTTCTGACCGAACTCGAGGAAGCGGCGTAG